The genomic segment AATACGAGAACAAATGATGATAGTGGAGAGTTTATTAGCAAACAGTTGCAAAAGAAGAGGCAAAACGATGATGGCGACTCAGATTGTGTTGTTTCCAGTGATACAAAAAGCTTGAATAGTGATAGCGATGCGTCTAATGAagattttaactttccaaagCATAACCCGAAGACTGATGGCTAtaatcctaagttagcattaGGACAAGTATTTCGAAACAAAAAGGAGGTTCAGGAAGTCGTAACTACTCATGAGGTTAAAAGAGAAAGGACAGTCGAGTGGATTAAGGATGATTCAGAAAGAGCAAGGGGATTATATAAGCATCGTCCTTATTGTAAGTGGGTAATTCTAGCTTCAAAAATGCACAGGGATACAAACTTTCAGATAAAGACTTACAAGTCCGAGCATACATGTTTTTGTTGGAATGTCAAGAATAAGAATGCTACTTCCAGTTGGATTGCAAAGAAATATGTCAACAGAATCAAATCAAACAGATATTAGAAGACATCAAAATTCAGAGATGAAGTCAGTAGAGAGCTGGGAGTAGACCATCTTTATGTCAAGCAAGAAAAGCTAAAAAGAAGGCTATTTCTATGATTGATGGTAACTTGAATGACCATTTTAGCATGTTGTGGAGTTATATTAATGAGATCCTGCGATCCAATCCTGGAACATCAATTTACATGAAGTTAACACCAAATGAGATGCCTAACAATCCGTCTAGATTCCAAAGATTATACATTTGTTTTGCGGCGTGTAAAGAGGGTTTTAAGGCAGGTTGTAGGAAGATCGTTGGTGTTGATGGTTGTTGGTTGAAAGATTCTATGTATGGAGCACAGTTGCTTGGTGCTGTAGGTATGGATGGCAATAACAATATATTTCCTATAGCCTATGCCATTGTGGAAAAGGAGTGCAAGGATACATGGAAATGGTTTTTGAACTATTTGACGATTGATATTGAAATAGAAGAGCAATATCTCTGGACATTCATGTCAGATAAGCAAAAAGGCCTACTTGAAGGTTTTGAGGAAGTGTTACCAAATGTTTCTCATAGGTTTTGTGCACGGCACTTGCACAATAATTTCAAAAAGGCCGGGTTCCCTGGTCATGTGTTAAAAGATGCATTTTGGAAAACGGCTAGAGCAACAACTGTTGAAGCATTTAATACATGTATGTCGGAGATATTTGAATTGGATAAAGAAGCGTACGAATGGCTTTCTACTAAGTTTCCTAGTGAATGGTCCAGATCTCACTTCTCACCACTTTCAAAGTGTGACATGCTATTAAACAA from the Lycium ferocissimum isolate CSIRO_LF1 chromosome 11, AGI_CSIRO_Lferr_CH_V1, whole genome shotgun sequence genome contains:
- the LOC132037402 gene encoding uncharacterized protein LOC132037402, which produces MIDGNLNDHFSMLWSYINEILRSNPGTSIYMKLTPNEMPNNPSRFQRLYICFAACKEGFKAGCRKIVGVDGCWLKDSMYGAQLLGAVGMDGNNNIFPIAYAIVEKECKDTWKWFLNYLTIDIEIEEQYLWTFMSDKQKGLLEGFEEVLPNVSHRFCARHLHNNFKKAGFPGHVLKDAFWKTARATTVEAFNTCMSEIFELDKEAYEWLSTKFPSEWSRSHFSPLSKCDMLLNNMCEVFNSLILDARDKPIIKLLETIRHILMARIAFNRDKAEKWTSGDVCPIIKNKLHTNMKGASGYIPRKADSWNYEIIGSTDIDTWAVDLYKRYVVVENGNYQGYLENMLFVLYGCKEMRL